In Opitutaceae bacterium TAV5, one genomic interval encodes:
- a CDS encoding propanediol utilization protein, with protein sequence MNLRPNPSRKKPRKLYAALLLSGVLGCLVWQLSGPSVTDPQLPAVAPQSSPAFVTSAAAAEDADDGAGITGPVNYAPVAPLTDPSALRPSPVNPNPAWVGLPPGAVWRIPANTDGADYIVSFDELYLPTRSDLADNALRLDAPAADLPALLEVAADHTAPATGGAGDRSSGVQPHLVLYPAGSARSPASRLLVTMQVWVETDTPAAAAAVASRAGELELGLGELRPVPYSEGAWLADVTGDPAQPLRAAAALSGMEGVRLAMPMLASRMSPAADPDDPLFSRQWHLFDYGQQGGKGGNDINVRPAWNLGYTGAESGIAGVPVRIGIVDDGLQMAFRPSSDMEAEDWPYLPEVDHPDLMDNLGGKHHDWIAPLEAAARKADPQYQFVTPDEHGTAVAGLAAARGNNGKGVTGVAPRASLTRLRILGHDKVTPAMAAEALLWDCPKEDLLKDEDTGIEYPPPEDVIHIKNNSWSYKAPTSSDWLAQTTYKAILDALATGTRKGRFGSGTLFVFSSGNHQSVNPGVKNPIAAGSMYAFPVGATDNKGRVADFSQGGPHLLVSAPGDAQVGVVTTDRTGARGYHTPTHPTLGQMADLDYTAVFNGTSSAAPIVSGVVALMLEANPYLGWRDVKEILLRTSTRISASSWVTRDGGQPGLPPIKHSESAGGGLVNAGEAVKLAREWINLPDNYADDNPENNPYVSASFLTTGAVPIPDKGSARAVFDFTSFGNNIRVEHVVVDLKIAHPYRGSLTITLRSPSGATSTLLPRWKNDKGSGVQTTLVSVRHWGELSKGKWTLSVNDGTADTRTGSLNASTTLTLYGTRLAAPFITAANQPAALTIVPAGAIPPPVLFTGATGNAINYQWRLDNKEIADATSRRLTLSGITVAQGGAWTCRVSNLLGAITSDVADVTVYEPRQQTLTAVAGDTYRFPAPVAGAGLKNLAWFRDGKPVLNDNRISGANTTQLVIRNIATADSGTYTLRANAADGTSLNGTAHSIGAMVLTVQPRPGEQPVPTLYGEVGRGIDFPVPPGGVSYAYKGLPKGLKGDKKTGAITGSATTVSSATVTLTVTFADKSKQTVTRFIEIAPSPAIGTFSGYVERSASLNQNLGALLTFTSTAKGAVSGKLLVGKTSTSFRSQLAWADGATTSATLDAVLTPRGLPPLALHLDIPQDGSAVTGFVRPAAGGLQATVTAWRNPWDKKIRPATSQAGAYTLVMENPVENTRYPVGYTTASVTTALDGKVKWVLYPADGSPALKGATAISADGTLPLHAVEASPAGSIVGWLRLPDRFAADPVTPGELTWSRAPVAPGGKKGVQSYPEGFGPLPLAIAGAPYHPPAKGQLLFGLVPEDGNTQLILHESESVDFGEQAYLLEGVYFGLWTNNKVRAPKIPLQPKLALKPATGEFSGSLTLADPDPANPKKTIKRTVKYAGVVMQNWRRGIGYYLIPALPGATPSSPLSGEIYYGPLESDDDGD encoded by the coding sequence ATGAACCTTCGCCCGAATCCCTCCCGAAAAAAGCCCCGGAAACTGTATGCGGCTCTTCTGCTGTCGGGCGTGCTCGGTTGCCTCGTCTGGCAACTGTCCGGCCCCTCCGTCACGGACCCGCAGTTGCCGGCGGTCGCGCCGCAATCCTCCCCGGCGTTCGTTACCTCCGCTGCGGCGGCGGAGGATGCCGATGATGGCGCGGGCATCACCGGGCCGGTCAACTATGCACCGGTTGCCCCGCTCACCGATCCGTCCGCTCTTCGCCCCTCTCCCGTCAACCCCAATCCCGCCTGGGTCGGTCTGCCTCCCGGGGCCGTCTGGCGCATTCCGGCCAACACCGATGGCGCCGACTACATCGTTTCGTTTGACGAACTCTATCTGCCGACCCGCTCCGATCTTGCGGACAACGCCTTGCGCCTCGACGCCCCCGCCGCCGACCTTCCGGCGCTCCTCGAGGTGGCGGCGGACCACACTGCGCCGGCCACAGGTGGCGCCGGCGACCGTTCCTCCGGCGTCCAGCCCCATCTCGTCCTTTACCCGGCGGGTTCGGCGCGCAGTCCTGCATCGCGGCTCCTCGTGACGATGCAGGTATGGGTGGAGACCGATACGCCCGCCGCCGCCGCGGCCGTGGCTTCCCGCGCCGGCGAACTCGAGCTCGGCCTTGGCGAACTGCGTCCCGTCCCGTATTCCGAGGGCGCCTGGCTCGCCGATGTCACCGGCGACCCCGCCCAGCCCCTGCGCGCCGCCGCCGCCCTTTCCGGCATGGAAGGCGTGCGCCTGGCCATGCCCATGCTCGCTTCCCGGATGAGTCCTGCCGCCGATCCCGACGATCCGCTTTTCTCCCGCCAGTGGCATCTCTTCGACTACGGCCAGCAAGGCGGCAAGGGCGGCAACGATATCAATGTCCGGCCTGCCTGGAACCTCGGCTACACCGGAGCCGAGTCCGGGATCGCCGGCGTTCCCGTGCGCATCGGCATTGTGGACGACGGACTCCAGATGGCATTCAGGCCGTCGAGCGACATGGAAGCGGAGGACTGGCCATATCTGCCGGAAGTCGATCATCCCGATCTCATGGATAATCTCGGCGGCAAGCATCACGACTGGATCGCCCCGCTCGAAGCCGCCGCGCGCAAGGCCGATCCGCAATACCAGTTCGTGACGCCCGACGAACACGGCACCGCTGTCGCCGGTCTCGCCGCCGCTCGCGGCAACAACGGCAAGGGCGTGACCGGCGTGGCGCCCCGCGCCAGCCTTACCCGCCTTCGCATCCTCGGGCACGACAAGGTCACTCCCGCCATGGCTGCCGAGGCGCTCCTCTGGGACTGCCCGAAAGAAGATCTGCTCAAGGACGAAGACACCGGCATCGAATACCCTCCGCCCGAGGACGTCATTCACATCAAGAACAACAGTTGGAGTTACAAGGCCCCCACCTCCTCCGACTGGCTCGCGCAGACAACCTACAAGGCCATTCTCGACGCCCTGGCCACCGGCACTCGCAAAGGGCGTTTCGGGAGCGGCACCCTCTTCGTCTTTTCGTCGGGCAATCACCAGTCAGTCAACCCCGGTGTGAAAAATCCCATCGCGGCCGGCAGCATGTATGCATTCCCGGTCGGCGCGACCGACAACAAGGGCCGCGTCGCCGATTTCAGCCAGGGCGGGCCGCACCTGCTCGTCAGCGCCCCCGGCGACGCGCAAGTGGGCGTCGTCACGACCGATCGCACCGGCGCGCGCGGCTACCATACGCCCACCCACCCTACGCTGGGCCAGATGGCGGATCTCGACTATACTGCGGTCTTCAACGGCACCTCCAGCGCTGCACCGATCGTTTCGGGTGTCGTTGCCCTCATGCTCGAGGCCAACCCTTATCTCGGCTGGCGCGACGTGAAGGAAATCCTCCTGCGCACCTCCACCCGAATCAGCGCGTCGTCATGGGTCACGCGCGATGGCGGCCAGCCTGGCCTGCCGCCCATCAAGCACAGCGAGAGCGCCGGCGGCGGACTCGTCAACGCCGGTGAAGCCGTCAAGCTCGCCCGCGAGTGGATCAACCTCCCCGACAACTACGCCGACGACAACCCGGAGAACAACCCGTACGTCAGCGCAAGTTTCCTGACGACCGGCGCCGTCCCGATTCCCGACAAAGGCAGCGCCCGGGCGGTTTTCGATTTCACCTCGTTCGGCAACAACATCCGGGTCGAACACGTTGTCGTGGACCTCAAGATCGCGCATCCTTACCGCGGCAGCCTCACCATCACGCTGCGCTCCCCCTCCGGCGCTACCAGCACCCTGCTGCCGCGCTGGAAAAACGACAAGGGCTCCGGCGTCCAGACCACCCTCGTCAGCGTCCGCCACTGGGGGGAACTCTCCAAAGGCAAATGGACGCTCTCGGTCAACGACGGCACGGCAGATACCAGAACAGGCTCCCTCAACGCCAGCACCACGCTCACGCTTTACGGCACCCGTCTTGCCGCGCCGTTCATTACCGCCGCCAACCAGCCGGCCGCACTCACCATCGTTCCTGCCGGCGCCATCCCGCCGCCGGTTCTCTTCACCGGAGCGACCGGCAATGCGATCAACTACCAGTGGCGCCTCGACAACAAGGAGATCGCCGACGCCACCTCCCGAAGGCTCACGCTTTCCGGCATCACCGTCGCCCAGGGCGGAGCCTGGACCTGCCGCGTGTCCAATCTTCTCGGCGCCATCACTTCCGATGTCGCCGATGTCACCGTTTACGAACCGCGACAGCAGACCCTTACCGCCGTTGCCGGCGACACGTACCGGTTCCCCGCGCCCGTTGCCGGCGCAGGTCTGAAAAACCTCGCCTGGTTCCGCGACGGCAAGCCCGTTCTCAATGACAACCGTATTTCCGGAGCCAATACGACGCAGCTTGTCATCCGGAACATCGCCACCGCCGATTCCGGCACTTACACGCTCCGGGCCAACGCCGCCGACGGCACCTCGCTCAACGGCACCGCGCACAGCATCGGCGCCATGGTTCTCACCGTGCAGCCCCGACCGGGCGAGCAGCCCGTGCCCACGCTTTACGGCGAAGTCGGCCGCGGCATCGACTTCCCCGTCCCGCCCGGCGGCGTCTCCTATGCCTACAAGGGCCTTCCCAAGGGGCTGAAAGGCGACAAAAAAACCGGAGCCATCACGGGTAGCGCCACCACCGTCAGCAGCGCGACGGTGACGCTCACCGTCACCTTTGCCGACAAGAGCAAACAGACCGTCACCCGCTTCATCGAGATTGCTCCCTCGCCTGCCATCGGAACCTTCAGCGGTTACGTGGAACGCTCGGCCTCTCTCAACCAGAACCTCGGCGCGCTCCTGACGTTCACCTCCACGGCGAAGGGTGCCGTCTCCGGCAAGCTTCTCGTCGGCAAGACCAGCACCTCCTTCCGCAGCCAGCTTGCCTGGGCCGATGGCGCGACGACCTCGGCCACTCTCGACGCCGTGCTCACGCCGCGCGGGTTGCCGCCGCTCGCCTTGCATCTCGACATCCCGCAAGACGGTTCCGCGGTCACCGGTTTTGTCCGGCCCGCCGCCGGCGGCCTGCAGGCAACCGTCACCGCCTGGCGCAATCCGTGGGATAAAAAAATCCGGCCCGCCACCAGCCAGGCCGGCGCGTACACCCTCGTGATGGAAAACCCGGTCGAGAACACCCGCTATCCCGTCGGCTATACGACGGCTTCCGTCACCACGGCCCTCGACGGCAAGGTGAAGTGGGTGCTTTATCCCGCCGACGGTTCGCCCGCGCTCAAGGGCGCCACCGCGATTTCCGCCGACGGCACCCTCCCGCTCCATGCGGTCGAGGCCAGCCCGGCCGGTTCCATTGTCGGCTGGCTTCGTCTGCCTGACCGCTTTGCCGCCGATCCGGTCACGCCCGGCGAACTCACCTGGAGCCGGGCGCCCGTTGCCCCGGGAGGCAAGAAGGGCGTGCAGTCGTACCCCGAAGGGTTCGGTCCGCTTCCTCTGGCCATTGCAGGCGCGCCCTACCATCCGCCCGCCAAAGGCCAGCTCCTCTTCGGACTCGTTCCCGAAGACGGCAACACGCAACTCATACTTCATGAAAGCGAGTCGGTTGATTTCGGCGAACAGGCTTACCTGCTCGAAGGCGTCTATTTCGGCCTCTGGACCAACAACAAGGTGCGCGCGCCCAAAATACCGCTCCAGCCGAAACTCGCGCTCAAGCCCGCCACCGGCGAGTTCAGCGGCAGCCTCACGCTCGCGGACCCCGATCCGGCCAACCCGAAAAAGACCATCAAACGCACCGTCAAATACGCCGGGGTTGTCATGCAGAACTGGAGACGCGGCATCGGTTATTACCTGATCCCGGCGCTTCCCGGCGCGACGCCCTCCAGCCCGCTGTCGGGAGAAATATACTACGGTCCTCTGGAGTCGGACGACGACGGCGATTGA
- a CDS encoding membrane protein, producing MNPLLGSLVASACLGAQIGLIRQWSDQQTLASLASGEGGGRPPIDFGGVRTFSLWGLLGCMAAWISDHHINATLPVVMTLVGLHLLVAHFKDTTGHSPGGTSFAASMLTCLIGALINWGYTQGAILATALTMVMLGVKQPLHRWTSAFTAEDMRATLQFAAITGVILPLVPDRDMGPFNAINPYATWMMVVLISGVGFLGYVLMRFLGANAGITITGLVGGLASSTATTLTFAKRSKDMPALGADYSLAVILACVTMCPRFLVMAGLVDIELVRPLLVPMALMALPGLAYAGWIWWGRRHAHARTVSTPAMKNPLNLKAALQFAVLYAVAAFLVKACTELQWQDGVLPLSFLSGLTSPDAIVLLMANNHHDGTATLALAVKAIVLASVANNVGKAGIAIAYGAGGLPKRVTWILAAMSATGLAGLFFV from the coding sequence ATGAACCCCCTCCTTGGTTCCCTCGTGGCAAGCGCCTGTCTGGGCGCGCAGATCGGGTTGATCCGGCAATGGAGCGACCAGCAGACCCTGGCGTCGCTTGCCAGCGGTGAAGGCGGCGGACGCCCGCCGATCGACTTTGGCGGGGTGCGCACGTTTTCGTTGTGGGGGCTGCTCGGCTGCATGGCTGCCTGGATTTCCGACCACCACATCAACGCCACCTTGCCCGTCGTCATGACCCTCGTGGGGCTGCACCTGCTCGTCGCCCATTTCAAGGACACGACCGGGCACTCGCCCGGCGGCACGTCGTTTGCCGCCTCGATGCTCACCTGCCTGATCGGCGCGCTCATCAACTGGGGTTACACGCAGGGTGCGATCCTCGCCACCGCGCTCACGATGGTGATGCTCGGCGTCAAGCAGCCGCTGCACCGGTGGACGAGCGCGTTCACCGCCGAGGACATGCGCGCCACGCTGCAGTTCGCGGCCATCACCGGCGTCATCCTGCCGCTGGTGCCGGATCGCGACATGGGGCCGTTCAACGCGATCAACCCCTACGCCACCTGGATGATGGTCGTGCTGATTTCCGGCGTCGGGTTTTTGGGCTACGTGCTGATGCGATTCCTCGGCGCCAACGCCGGCATCACCATCACCGGCCTGGTCGGCGGGCTGGCGTCGAGCACGGCGACGACGCTCACGTTTGCCAAACGCAGCAAGGACATGCCCGCGCTGGGGGCCGACTACTCGCTCGCGGTGATCCTTGCCTGCGTGACGATGTGTCCGCGGTTTCTCGTCATGGCCGGCCTGGTGGACATCGAGCTGGTGCGGCCGCTTCTCGTGCCGATGGCGCTGATGGCCTTGCCCGGTCTCGCGTACGCCGGCTGGATCTGGTGGGGCCGGCGGCACGCGCATGCCAGAACCGTCTCGACGCCGGCAATGAAAAATCCGCTCAACCTGAAGGCGGCTCTGCAATTCGCCGTCCTCTACGCGGTGGCGGCGTTTCTGGTCAAGGCGTGCACCGAGCTGCAATGGCAGGACGGCGTGCTGCCTCTGTCGTTTCTCTCCGGCCTGACAAGCCCCGACGCCATCGTGCTGCTGATGGCAAACAATCATCACGACGGCACCGCCACGCTGGCGCTGGCCGTGAAGGCGATCGTGCTCGCCTCGGTGGCGAACAACGTCGGCAAGGCCGGCATCGCCATCGCGTACGGCGCCGGCGGGCTCCCGAAACGCGTCACCTGGATCCTTGCCGCCATGAGCGCGACCGGACTGGCCGGACTGTTTTTCGTGTAA
- a CDS encoding transporter encodes MEWYYVFNGQRTGPVSQSEFDRLVQTGVITPATLVWRPGMDNWQPWSELAPPGPPALPPLPDTDAEAGEFAVEAGEAPLSAGAGHAGGQAAPFGEPVFPATGTRFAGFWIRLAAKLIDGVCLFALCVVPQLVVIFSVAAALGVDLSQPPSDLSELGPRLLVQMASLVVGTIIGIGYSVFFIRRFDATPGKLAVGIRLVRADGTKLSAGRIIGRYFAEQLSIMTFLVGYIIAGFDGEKRSLHDYICDTRVVFKN; translated from the coding sequence ATGGAATGGTACTATGTTTTCAACGGCCAGCGCACCGGGCCCGTTTCCCAATCCGAATTCGACCGGCTGGTGCAGACGGGAGTGATCACGCCAGCCACACTGGTGTGGAGGCCGGGCATGGACAACTGGCAGCCGTGGTCCGAACTGGCGCCTCCCGGGCCTCCGGCATTGCCGCCGCTGCCGGACACCGATGCAGAAGCCGGAGAGTTCGCGGTTGAGGCGGGGGAGGCCCCGCTTTCGGCCGGAGCCGGGCACGCCGGCGGGCAGGCGGCTCCTTTCGGTGAACCGGTTTTTCCGGCCACCGGAACGCGGTTCGCCGGTTTCTGGATTCGCCTCGCCGCCAAGCTGATCGACGGCGTGTGCCTGTTCGCCCTGTGCGTTGTCCCGCAACTGGTCGTGATCTTTTCGGTCGCCGCGGCGCTGGGAGTGGATCTGTCGCAGCCGCCCTCCGACCTTTCCGAGCTTGGTCCGCGCCTTCTGGTGCAGATGGCCAGCCTTGTGGTCGGCACGATCATCGGGATCGGCTACTCGGTGTTTTTCATCCGTCGCTTCGACGCCACGCCCGGCAAGCTCGCGGTGGGCATCCGCCTCGTCCGCGCCGACGGGACAAAGCTTTCGGCCGGACGCATCATCGGCCGGTATTTTGCCGAGCAGCTCAGCATCATGACGTTCCTGGTCGGCTACATCATCGCCGGCTTTGACGGGGAAAAACGTTCGTTGCACGACTACATCTGCGACACGCGCGTGGTTTTCAAAAACTGA
- a CDS encoding homoserine O-acetyltransferase yields MNDADDYDEPDVFSGSHRAEPGEVGLIEPHDFSTTEPFTFDDGQVLPGFTLRYETYGRLNAARDNAVLICHALSGDHHCAGIHSLADRKPGWWNNLIGPGKAVDTNRFFVLCCNVLGGCQGSSGPSSINPRTGQPYGISFPVVTIRDMVRSQKIWLDGIGVRELYAVIGGSMGGMQGLQWGIEYPDFVKRIVAMATTARESAQAIAFNEVGRQAIMQDPDWNHGDYGLGGGPRVGLAIARMMAHITYLSDASMDRKFGRRQVHERAGVIQPAPVRAGVATAFDVQFEVESYLRYQGQTFINRFDANSYLYITRSIDQFDLAAAYGSLEDAFRKVKARMLVVGFTSDWLFPPEQNRRIAEAMLRSGGSASYAELTTDLGHDSFLLESPQLYDLVRGFLDI; encoded by the coding sequence ATGAACGACGCCGACGACTACGATGAGCCCGATGTGTTTTCCGGTTCCCATCGCGCCGAACCCGGTGAGGTCGGGCTCATCGAACCGCACGATTTCAGCACGACGGAACCGTTTACGTTCGACGATGGCCAGGTGTTGCCCGGCTTCACGCTGCGTTACGAAACCTACGGCCGCCTCAATGCTGCGCGCGACAATGCCGTTCTCATCTGCCATGCCCTGAGCGGCGATCACCACTGCGCCGGCATCCATTCGCTCGCCGACCGCAAGCCCGGCTGGTGGAACAATCTCATCGGCCCCGGCAAGGCCGTGGATACCAACCGGTTTTTTGTGCTCTGCTGCAACGTGCTTGGCGGTTGTCAGGGATCGAGCGGTCCCTCGTCGATCAATCCGCGCACCGGCCAGCCTTACGGCATCTCGTTTCCCGTGGTGACGATCCGCGACATGGTGCGTTCGCAAAAAATCTGGCTCGATGGCATCGGCGTGCGCGAACTCTACGCGGTGATCGGCGGCTCGATGGGCGGCATGCAGGGGCTTCAATGGGGCATCGAGTACCCGGATTTTGTGAAGCGCATCGTTGCGATGGCGACCACGGCCCGGGAAAGCGCCCAGGCCATCGCCTTCAACGAAGTCGGCCGGCAGGCGATCATGCAGGATCCGGACTGGAATCACGGCGACTACGGCCTCGGCGGCGGACCGCGCGTGGGGCTGGCGATCGCCCGCATGATGGCGCACATCACCTACCTTTCCGATGCGTCGATGGACCGGAAATTCGGGCGCCGCCAGGTGCACGAACGCGCCGGGGTGATCCAGCCTGCGCCTGTGCGGGCAGGCGTCGCGACCGCTTTCGATGTCCAGTTCGAGGTCGAGAGCTACCTGCGCTACCAGGGACAGACGTTCATCAACCGCTTCGACGCCAATTCGTATCTCTACATCACGCGTTCCATCGACCAGTTCGACCTCGCGGCCGCGTACGGTTCGCTCGAGGACGCTTTCCGGAAAGTGAAAGCGCGGATGCTGGTTGTCGGGTTCACGAGCGACTGGCTGTTCCCGCCGGAACAGAATCGCCGGATTGCCGAGGCAATGCTTCGCAGCGGCGGCAGCGCCAGCTACGCCGAACTGACCACCGATCTCGGGCATGATTCCTTTCTGCTGGAATCGCCGCAGCTTTACGACCTCGTGCGCGGCTTCCTGGATATCTGA
- a CDS encoding recombinase — MSVPADFPHPLPVSHPVNGLQDYIAISRYARYSPEKGRRETWPEAVRRVRDMHLGRYADVSLADAALEALSAGEITQEDLVRIGPLDGLHASVIAAFDAVERRETLPSMRSLQFGGEAILTKHARVYNCAFTYVDRLEVFREAFYLLLCGCGVGFSVQKHHVEKLPPLAPVRFDARSTIHTIEDTIEGWGDAIHTLMLAAVEGRLVEFDYSLIRPAGAPLRTSGGKAPGPEPLYRSLVHIKRILHAAEGRKLKTIEAYDILMWAAKAVLSGGVRRSATICLFSADDEDMINAKTGNWFEENPQRTASNNSAVIVRSRATREEFDRLFEAQKQFGEPGFYFVENEEYGANPCVEIGLHPRVTLDADAIGRLRSYGYQGELREGDTLTGVQFCNLTTISSAAVDSPAGFCRLCAHAALIGTLQAGYSEIGYLSPVSRLITEREALLGVSICGILDRPEVLLDREALATGAATVKAMNAIVARAIGIRPAARTTCVKPEGTASLLLGTSSGLHPHHAQRYFRRVQANVHDPVFRHFRKFNPHMVEPSVYDPNGRTEVITFPVEGPAFGVYREDVSALKHLEYIHLVQKAWVQAGRRHERYSPGLHHNVSCTVTVAPHDWKPVADFIWEHRHDFTGIALLQDSGDKLYAQAPREAVTPADVERWNALVHEPVDYTTLMESEDVTELKAVVACAGGACELV; from the coding sequence ATGTCTGTGCCAGCCGACTTTCCGCATCCGCTTCCCGTTTCCCATCCGGTCAACGGTCTCCAGGACTACATCGCGATTTCGCGTTATGCCCGCTATTCGCCTGAAAAAGGCCGGCGGGAAACGTGGCCCGAGGCGGTCCGGCGCGTGCGCGACATGCACCTCGGGCGCTACGCCGATGTTTCCCTCGCGGATGCCGCGCTCGAGGCCCTGTCCGCCGGAGAGATCACGCAGGAGGATCTGGTCCGCATCGGTCCGCTGGACGGCCTGCATGCGTCGGTGATCGCGGCTTTCGACGCCGTCGAGCGCCGCGAGACGCTGCCCTCGATGCGTTCGCTCCAGTTCGGCGGCGAGGCCATCCTCACCAAGCACGCCCGTGTCTACAACTGTGCTTTCACCTATGTCGACCGGCTGGAGGTGTTTCGCGAAGCCTTTTACCTGCTGCTGTGCGGCTGCGGCGTCGGCTTCTCCGTGCAAAAGCACCATGTCGAGAAACTGCCGCCGCTCGCGCCGGTCCGTTTCGACGCGCGCAGCACGATCCATACGATCGAGGACACCATCGAGGGATGGGGTGACGCCATCCACACCCTCATGCTCGCGGCCGTCGAAGGCCGCCTCGTGGAGTTCGATTATTCGCTCATTCGCCCGGCCGGCGCTCCGCTGCGCACCTCCGGCGGCAAGGCGCCGGGCCCCGAACCGCTCTATCGCAGCCTCGTTCATATCAAGCGCATCCTGCATGCCGCCGAAGGCCGCAAGCTGAAGACCATCGAGGCCTACGACATCCTCATGTGGGCCGCCAAGGCCGTGCTTTCGGGCGGCGTCCGCCGCTCGGCCACGATCTGTCTCTTCTCCGCCGACGACGAGGACATGATCAACGCCAAGACGGGCAACTGGTTTGAAGAAAACCCGCAGCGCACGGCCTCGAACAATTCCGCGGTCATCGTCCGTTCGCGTGCCACCCGCGAGGAGTTCGACCGGCTGTTCGAGGCGCAGAAGCAGTTCGGCGAACCCGGTTTCTATTTCGTCGAGAACGAGGAATACGGCGCCAACCCCTGCGTCGAAATCGGGCTCCACCCGCGGGTCACCCTCGATGCCGACGCTATCGGGCGGCTGCGTTCGTACGGTTATCAGGGGGAACTCAGGGAGGGCGACACGCTCACCGGCGTGCAGTTCTGCAACCTCACCACGATCTCGTCGGCCGCCGTCGATTCCCCCGCCGGCTTCTGCCGGCTCTGCGCGCATGCGGCCCTCATCGGCACGCTCCAGGCCGGTTACAGCGAGATCGGCTACCTCTCGCCGGTGTCGCGGCTCATCACCGAGCGCGAGGCGCTGCTGGGTGTATCCATTTGCGGAATACTGGACCGGCCCGAAGTGCTGCTCGATCGCGAGGCGCTTGCCACCGGCGCCGCGACCGTCAAGGCGATGAACGCCATTGTGGCCCGCGCCATCGGCATCCGCCCGGCTGCGCGCACCACCTGCGTGAAGCCCGAAGGCACCGCCAGTCTCCTCCTCGGGACCTCCAGCGGACTCCATCCCCACCACGCCCAGCGTTATTTCCGCCGGGTGCAGGCCAACGTCCACGATCCCGTCTTTCGCCATTTCAGGAAATTCAATCCTCATATGGTGGAGCCCAGCGTGTACGATCCCAACGGCCGCACCGAAGTCATCACCTTCCCGGTGGAAGGCCCGGCCTTCGGCGTCTACCGGGAGGATGTTTCCGCGCTCAAGCACCTCGAGTACATCCACCTCGTGCAGAAAGCCTGGGTGCAGGCGGGCCGGCGACACGAACGCTATTCGCCGGGTCTTCATCACAATGTCTCCTGCACCGTCACGGTGGCGCCGCACGACTGGAAGCCGGTGGCCGATTTCATCTGGGAGCATCGCCACGACTTCACCGGCATCGCCCTCCTGCAGGATAGCGGAGACAAGCTCTACGCCCAGGCGCCCCGCGAAGCCGTCACCCCGGCCGACGTGGAGCGCTGGAATGCGCTCGTGCACGAACCGGTGGATTACACCACCCTGATGGAGTCGGAGGATGTCACGGAGCTGAAGGCCGTCGTCGCCTGCGCCGGCGGAGCCTGCGAACTCGTCTGA
- a CDS encoding 3-deoxy-7-phosphoheptulonate synthase (catalyzes the formation of 3-deoxy-D-arabino-hept-2-ulosonate 7-phosphate from phosphoenolpyruvate and D-erythrose 4-phosphate), with protein MILPKPSRLSSEQLAEITAIVGEFGCSIQPINGEVRSIYAIVGDERSEVMINRLEGLDFVERVDRIQSPHKLMNRKSPLSTHRITIGGVTLGEELFVIGGPCTIDPANPGLFLETAHAVKAAGAHVLRGGVWKPRTNPYSFQGDVKSLDILMEGHRATGLPVDAEVMDEQQLKLALDAGVHVLQVGARNALNYSLLRAIGRAVAAHPTVAVLLKRSLHMGPVNEFISAAEYIASFGNPNILLCPRGTAPALDGYRNHPDESITPLLKEKTWAPVVVDPSHSVGKAAYVPAAALAAVAYGADGLCIEAHAQPSRGIGDDPKQALTPDVLAATIRKARQLWTLTRPAQAVATAIA; from the coding sequence ATGATCCTGCCCAAACCCTCCCGCCTCTCCTCCGAGCAACTCGCCGAGATCACCGCCATCGTCGGCGAGTTCGGCTGTTCGATCCAGCCGATCAACGGCGAGGTGCGCAGCATTTATGCAATCGTCGGCGACGAGCGCAGCGAGGTGATGATCAACCGCCTCGAGGGCCTCGATTTTGTGGAGCGCGTGGACCGCATCCAGTCCCCGCACAAGCTCATGAACAGGAAATCCCCGCTTTCCACGCACCGCATCACCATCGGCGGTGTGACGCTGGGAGAGGAGCTGTTTGTCATCGGCGGCCCCTGCACCATCGACCCCGCCAATCCCGGCCTCTTTCTCGAAACCGCCCACGCGGTCAAAGCCGCCGGAGCCCACGTCCTGCGCGGCGGCGTCTGGAAACCCCGCACCAACCCCTACTCCTTCCAGGGCGACGTGAAGTCGCTCGACATTCTCATGGAAGGCCACCGTGCCACCGGACTCCCTGTCGACGCCGAAGTCATGGACGAACAGCAGCTCAAGCTCGCCCTCGACGCCGGCGTCCACGTCCTGCAGGTGGGCGCGCGCAACGCCCTCAACTATTCACTCCTGCGCGCCATCGGCCGCGCCGTCGCCGCGCATCCGACCGTCGCCGTGCTGCTCAAACGCAGCCTCCACATGGGCCCGGTCAACGAATTCATCTCCGCCGCCGAGTATATCGCCAGCTTCGGCAACCCCAACATCCTGCTCTGTCCCCGCGGCACCGCGCCCGCGCTCGATGGCTATCGCAACCATCCCGACGAGAGCATCACGCCGCTCCTGAAGGAAAAAACCTGGGCGCCGGTGGTCGTCGATCCCTCGCATTCGGTGGGCAAGGCCGCCTACGTGCCCGCCGCCGCGCTCGCGGCCGTCGCCTACGGGGCCGACGGCCTCTGCATCGAGGCGCACGCGCAACCCTCGCGCGGCATCGGCGACGACCCGAAGCAGGCGCTCACTCCCGATGTCCTCGCCGCCACGATCCGCAAGGCACGACAACTCTGGACGCTCACGCGCCCGGCGCAGGCCGTGGCAACCGCCATCGCCTGA